From a single Apium graveolens cultivar Ventura chromosome 2, ASM990537v1, whole genome shotgun sequence genomic region:
- the LOC141686201 gene encoding uncharacterized protein LOC141686201, whose amino-acid sequence MASGSKFSFSDTQNPLLLHPSDNPLSISVTKLQGATDYRSWKRSMEIQLSSKRKLGFVEGTKVRSTTDQTEAIQWDTCNSMVMSWLHNNISDSIKKSVLFITSASEVWNQLQIRFQLTNGSHKYKLNRELFALKQNGSTVVEYFTSLSSVWEELEFMNLLPSVTTLSVDVTTLLKAISTQKEEAKLFQFLNGLDDVYAGQRSQLLLMNPLPSVDMACASIQQEESQRLVLTNNLSYDTDLSAMFSKTSINVIKPPICTACGGKGHTNERCWNIVGYLKWHHRNLLYQPPKNSPAPNKWSNSRNSFQPKKHTAANISVWTSASEPLQQPIVFLP is encoded by the coding sequence ATGGCCAGTGGTAGCAAGTTCTCGTTTTCAGATACGCAGAACCCTCTTCTTCTACATCCATCAGATAATCCATTGTCTATTAGTGTCACCAAGTTACAAGGTGCTACTGATTACAGATCTTGGAAGCGTTCGATGGAAATACAACTCTCCTCAAAGCGAAAGCTTGGCTTTGTTGAAGGAACAAAAGTGAGAAGCACAACGGATCAAACTGAAGCCATCCAGTGGGATACGTGCAATAGTATGGTAATGTCCTGGCTTCATAATAATATATCTGATTCTATCAAAAAATCTGTTCTTTTTATCACATCTGCATCTGAAGTATGGAATCAGTTACAGATAAGATTCCAACTTACTAATGGGTCTCATAAATATAAGTTGAATAGAGAGTTGTTTGCACTAAAACAAAATGGTAGCACAGTAGTGGAATATTTCACTTCTCTTAGTAGTGTTTGGGAAGAATTAGAGTTTATGAATTTGTTGCCTAGTGTCACTACCCTGAGTGTAGATGTTACCACCTTGTTGAAGGCTATTTCTACTCAAAAGGAAGAAGCTAAACTCTTTCAGTTCCTTAATGGCCTAGATGATGTGTATGCTGGGCAACGTAGTCAACTATTGCTGATGAACCCTCTGCCTAGTGTTGATATGGCATGTGCATCCATTCAACAGGAAGAATCTCAAAGACTTGTCCTTACAAATAACCTATCTTATGACACTGACTTATCAGCTATGTTTAGTAAAACATCTATAAATGTTATTAAGCCTCCAATCTGCACTGCTTGTGGTGGAAAGGGACACACTAATGAGCGGTGTTGGAATATCGTAGGCTATCTGAAATGGCACCATAGGAATCTACTTTATCAACCACCTAAAAACTCACCTGCTCCAAATAAATGGTCTAACTCTCGCAATAGCTTCCAGCCAAAAAAGCACACTGCAGCAAATATCTCTGTTTGGACTAGTGCGTCAGAACCCTTGCAACAACCCATTGTATTTTTACCCTAG